In one Stenotrophomonas maltophilia genomic region, the following are encoded:
- a CDS encoding LacI family DNA-binding transcriptional regulator, which yields MTIKGKATSLDIAHLAGVSQPTVSRALRGSPMVNAETRERILRIARELNYKVDKNASSLRLRNAGTLALLFFEDPTNDDSLINPFFHSMLGSITRACALHGQDLLVSFQQLSTDWQADYEDSNKADGIILLGYGDYHESRDRLQRLVEQGTHFVRWGAALPGQPGVSIGSDNFQGGHDITTHLLQQGCRRIAFLGHASSHYPEFEERYRGHVAALRDHGLHAEPALQHDAITTEASGQEACQALLARGEHIDAICAASDLIAIGAIRALREAGLRVPQDVAVTGFDDIPLAASVSPALTTVQQDTKQAGQLLVERLLASISRQPVESQSIPVKLVVRESSLRG from the coding sequence ATGACCATCAAAGGCAAAGCCACCTCCCTGGACATCGCCCATCTGGCCGGCGTCTCCCAGCCGACGGTGTCGCGGGCCCTGCGCGGCAGCCCGATGGTCAATGCGGAGACCCGAGAACGCATCCTGCGCATCGCCCGCGAGCTGAACTACAAGGTGGACAAGAACGCCTCCAGCCTGCGCCTGCGCAATGCCGGCACGCTGGCCCTGCTGTTCTTCGAGGACCCGACCAACGACGATTCGCTGATCAACCCGTTCTTCCACTCGATGCTGGGTTCGATCACCCGCGCCTGCGCGCTGCACGGGCAGGATCTGCTGGTGTCGTTCCAGCAGCTGTCGACCGACTGGCAGGCCGACTACGAGGACAGCAACAAGGCCGACGGCATCATCCTGCTGGGCTATGGCGACTACCACGAATCGCGCGACCGCCTGCAGCGGCTGGTCGAACAGGGCACCCACTTCGTGCGCTGGGGTGCGGCCCTGCCCGGCCAGCCCGGGGTATCGATCGGCAGCGACAACTTCCAGGGCGGGCACGACATCACCACCCATCTTCTGCAGCAGGGCTGTCGGCGCATTGCCTTCCTCGGCCACGCCTCCAGCCATTACCCGGAATTCGAGGAGCGCTATCGCGGTCACGTGGCAGCCCTGCGCGATCACGGGCTGCATGCCGAACCGGCCCTGCAGCACGATGCCATCACCACCGAAGCGTCCGGCCAGGAAGCCTGCCAGGCGCTGCTCGCGCGAGGCGAACACATCGATGCGATCTGCGCCGCCAGCGACCTGATCGCCATCGGTGCGATCCGTGCACTGCGCGAGGCCGGGCTGCGGGTGCCGCAGGACGTGGCGGTCACCGGGTTCGATGACATCCCGCTGGCCGCATCTGTATCGCCGGCATTGACCACCGTGCAGCAGGACACCAAGCAGGCCGGGCAGCTGCTGGTGGAACGGCTGCTGGCCTCGATCAGCCGGCAGCCGGTGGAGAGCCAGAGCATCCCGGTGAAGCTGGTGGTGCGGGAATCATCGCTGCGCGGCTGA
- a CDS encoding single-stranded DNA-binding protein, whose amino-acid sequence MARGINKVILVGNLGNDPDVKYTQSGMAITRISLATTSVRKDKDGNQQERTEWHRVVFFGKLGEIAGEYLRKGSSVYVEGSLRYDKYTGQDGVEKYSTDIVADEMQMLGGRGEGGGGGGGNYGGDRPQRQQAPRQEYGGGGQRGGQGGGYGNQGGNQGGGYGNQGGNPRPQPQQSAPPMDDFADDDIPF is encoded by the coding sequence ATGGCGCGCGGCATCAATAAAGTCATCCTGGTCGGCAATCTCGGCAACGACCCGGACGTGAAGTACACCCAGAGCGGCATGGCGATCACCCGCATCAGCCTGGCCACCACCAGCGTCCGCAAGGACAAGGATGGCAACCAGCAGGAACGCACCGAATGGCACCGCGTGGTGTTCTTCGGCAAGCTCGGCGAGATCGCCGGCGAGTACCTGCGCAAGGGCAGCTCGGTCTACGTCGAAGGCAGCCTGCGTTACGACAAGTACACCGGCCAGGACGGCGTGGAGAAGTACTCCACCGATATCGTCGCCGATGAGATGCAGATGCTGGGCGGCCGCGGTGAAGGCGGTGGTGGCGGTGGCGGCAACTACGGCGGTGATCGTCCGCAGCGCCAGCAGGCACCGCGCCAGGAGTACGGCGGTGGTGGCCAGCGTGGTGGACAGGGCGGTGGCTATGGCAACCAGGGCGGCAACCAGGGTGGCGGTTACGGCAACCAGGGCGGCAACCCGCGCCCGCAGCCGCAGCAGTCGGCGCCGCCGATGGACGATTTTGCTGACGACGACATTCCGTTCTGA
- a CDS encoding hydroxypyruvate isomerase family protein — protein MSIHSIGPASGLTRRDALRMAFAGGLGLAAAAVLPSFAAQAPLKGNLKHSVARWTFPQQSVAQLCQTVKDIGFAAIDLVGPADWPTLKAHGVYSSMCNGAEISLTKGFAGRQYHDALVERYARHIDLVADAGYRNLICFSGNRDGMDPREGLENAEAGLKRILGHAEKRGVVLVMELLNSRVDHPDYLCDHSAWGVELCQRLGSDNFGLLYDIYHMQIMEGDIIATIGRHHRFFKHYHTAGVPGRHEIGDQQELHYPAICRAIRDTGFEGYLAQEFMPAAPDPVGSLREAIRLCDV, from the coding sequence ATGTCCATCCATTCGATCGGACCGGCATCGGGGCTTACGCGGCGCGATGCGTTGCGCATGGCGTTCGCTGGCGGCCTTGGCCTGGCTGCGGCAGCCGTGCTGCCCTCGTTCGCCGCCCAGGCCCCACTCAAGGGCAACCTGAAGCATTCCGTCGCCCGCTGGACGTTCCCGCAGCAGTCGGTCGCCCAGCTCTGCCAGACGGTGAAGGATATCGGCTTCGCCGCCATCGATCTGGTGGGGCCGGCGGACTGGCCCACACTGAAGGCGCATGGCGTCTACAGCTCCATGTGCAACGGCGCCGAGATCAGCCTGACCAAAGGCTTTGCCGGCCGCCAGTATCACGATGCACTGGTGGAGCGCTACGCGCGGCACATCGATCTGGTGGCCGATGCCGGCTACCGCAACCTCATCTGCTTCTCCGGCAATCGTGACGGCATGGATCCGCGGGAAGGCCTGGAGAATGCCGAAGCCGGGCTGAAGCGCATCCTCGGCCATGCCGAGAAGCGTGGTGTCGTGCTGGTGATGGAGCTGCTGAACTCCAGGGTCGATCATCCCGATTACCTGTGCGATCACTCCGCATGGGGCGTCGAGCTGTGCCAGCGGCTCGGATCGGACAATTTCGGCCTGCTGTACGACATCTATCACATGCAGATCATGGAGGGCGACATCATCGCCACCATCGGCAGGCATCACCGCTTCTTCAAGCACTACCACACCGCAGGTGTGCCAGGCCGGCACGAGATCGGTGACCAGCAGGAACTGCATTATCCGGCCATCTGTCGCGCGATCCGCGACACCGGCTTCGAGGGGTATCTGGCGCAGGAGTTCATGCCTGCGGCACCCGATCCCGTCGGCTCGCTGCGCGAGGCGATCCGCCTCTGCGACGTCTGA
- a CDS encoding GMC oxidoreductase, whose product MADNHYDAIVVGSGISGGWAAKELTEKGLKVLMLERGRNIEHVKDYVNAMKEAWDFPHRNRPTQAMKAAFPVLMRDYGLAENLEGMWANEQESPYVETKRFDWFRGYHVGGRSLMWGRQSYRFSDLDFEANLKDGIATDWPIRYADIAPWYDHVEKFAGIAGTREGLDVLPDGEFLPPIPLNIVEKDVAARIRKAFGGTRHMIHSRTANITQPMPEQGRVNCQYRNKCILGCPFGAYFSTQAATLPAAMKTGNLTLRPFSIVKEVLYDKDRKRARGVEVIDAETGLTYQYTAKVIFLNASSFNSTWMLMNSATDVWEGGLGSSSGELGHNVMDHHFGAGASGRVEGYDDKYYFGRRPCGFYIPRFRNVAADKRSYLRGFGYQGGASRTGWSREIAELNIGADLKETLTLPGDWRIGMTGFGEMLPHHDNTIRLDPQRKDKWGLPVLAMDVSMRSNELAMRKDMAADAAEMLEAAGVKDVEMHDNDYAPGKGIHEMGTARMGRDRRSSVLNQHNQVWDAPNVYVTDGACMTSSACVNPSLTYMALTARAADHAVRELKAGNL is encoded by the coding sequence ATGGCAGACAATCATTACGACGCCATCGTTGTTGGCTCGGGAATCAGTGGCGGTTGGGCGGCGAAGGAACTGACCGAGAAGGGCCTGAAGGTCCTGATGCTGGAACGCGGGCGCAACATCGAGCACGTCAAGGACTACGTCAATGCGATGAAGGAGGCGTGGGATTTCCCGCACCGCAACCGGCCGACACAGGCGATGAAGGCCGCCTTTCCCGTATTGATGCGTGACTACGGCCTGGCCGAGAACCTGGAAGGGATGTGGGCCAATGAGCAGGAATCGCCGTACGTCGAGACCAAGCGCTTCGACTGGTTCCGTGGCTACCACGTAGGCGGCCGTTCGCTGATGTGGGGGCGGCAGAGCTACCGCTTCTCCGACCTGGATTTCGAAGCCAACCTCAAGGACGGCATTGCTACTGACTGGCCGATCCGCTACGCCGACATCGCACCCTGGTACGACCATGTGGAGAAGTTCGCCGGTATCGCCGGTACGCGCGAGGGACTGGACGTGCTGCCGGACGGTGAATTTCTGCCGCCGATCCCGCTGAACATCGTCGAGAAGGATGTGGCCGCGCGGATCAGGAAGGCGTTTGGCGGAACGCGGCACATGATCCACTCGCGTACCGCCAACATCACCCAGCCCATGCCCGAGCAGGGGCGCGTCAACTGCCAGTACCGCAACAAGTGCATCCTGGGCTGTCCCTTCGGTGCCTACTTCTCGACCCAGGCGGCGACGCTGCCGGCGGCGATGAAAACGGGCAATCTGACATTGCGGCCCTTCTCGATCGTCAAGGAAGTGCTGTACGACAAGGACCGCAAGCGCGCGCGCGGTGTGGAGGTCATCGATGCCGAGACCGGGTTGACCTATCAGTACACGGCCAAGGTCATTTTCCTCAACGCATCCTCCTTCAACTCGACCTGGATGCTGATGAACTCGGCCACCGATGTCTGGGAGGGCGGTCTGGGGTCGTCATCCGGCGAGCTGGGGCACAACGTGATGGACCATCATTTTGGTGCCGGTGCCTCCGGCCGGGTCGAGGGTTACGACGACAAGTACTACTTCGGTCGCCGCCCCTGCGGCTTCTACATTCCACGCTTCCGCAACGTCGCTGCGGACAAGCGCAGCTACCTGCGCGGATTCGGCTACCAGGGCGGTGCCAGCCGCACCGGGTGGTCGCGCGAGATCGCCGAGCTGAACATCGGTGCCGACCTGAAGGAGACCCTGACCCTGCCGGGCGACTGGCGCATCGGCATGACCGGATTCGGCGAGATGCTGCCGCACCACGACAACACGATCCGCCTGGATCCGCAGCGCAAGGACAAGTGGGGGCTGCCGGTGCTGGCGATGGACGTTTCGATGCGCTCGAACGAACTGGCGATGCGCAAGGACATGGCGGCCGATGCTGCCGAGATGCTGGAGGCAGCCGGCGTCAAGGACGTGGAGATGCACGACAACGACTACGCCCCGGGCAAGGGCATCCATGAAATGGGCACGGCCCGCATGGGCCGCGATCGCAGAAGCTCCGTGCTCAACCAGCACAATCAGGTCTGGGATGCGCCGAATGTCTATGTGACTGATGGCGCCTGCATGACCTCCAGCGCGTGCGTGAATCCATCGCTGACGTACATGGCGCTGACGGCACGGGCCGCCGACCATGCCGTACGCGAACTGAAAGCGGGGAACCTGTGA
- a CDS encoding gluconate 2-dehydrogenase subunit 3 family protein, whose amino-acid sequence MDRRELLKMIVAATGAAMVGVPALAAGQSATTGSKAAFSAADISMLDEIAETILPRTTTPGAKDAGAGPFMALFVTDCYTPRQQAIFRAGLVDIDKRAGGRFVSLPSQARSELLRTLDAEARAHVVEVTETGAAEEGEAAPHYFTMIKQLVIFGFFTSKVGATEVLKYVAVPGRYDGDLAYTPGTPAWGTS is encoded by the coding sequence ATGGACCGTCGCGAACTGTTGAAGATGATCGTCGCCGCCACCGGCGCGGCCATGGTGGGCGTGCCCGCACTGGCCGCAGGGCAGAGCGCGACGACAGGATCGAAGGCCGCGTTCTCTGCCGCTGACATCAGCATGCTGGACGAGATCGCTGAAACCATCCTGCCGCGAACCACAACGCCGGGCGCGAAGGATGCCGGCGCGGGCCCGTTCATGGCGCTGTTCGTCACCGATTGCTACACCCCCCGGCAGCAGGCGATATTCCGCGCCGGCCTGGTCGATATCGACAAGCGTGCCGGTGGCCGCTTCGTGTCGCTCCCCTCGCAGGCCCGCAGCGAACTGTTGCGCACCCTGGATGCGGAAGCCCGGGCGCACGTCGTCGAGGTCACCGAGACCGGTGCCGCGGAAGAGGGGGAGGCTGCGCCGCACTACTTCACGATGATCAAGCAGCTGGTCATCTTCGGCTTCTTCACCTCGAAGGTCGGTGCGACCGAAGTGCTGAAGTACGTTGCGGTGCCGGGTCGCTATGACGGCGATCTTGCCTATACGCCCGGCACGCCGGCGTGGGGGACCAGCTGA